The following is a genomic window from Caproiciproducens sp. CPB-2.
GAACAATCAAAAAGAAAGTAGGGGATTTTTCAATGAAGAAAATTGTTGCATTGATTCTGGCCACATTGATGATGGCCTCAGCAGCAGCAGGCTGCGCAAATGCACCGGCGGAAAGCAAAGCGGCGGAGAGCAAAGCAGCGGAGAGCGCGGCGGAAAGCAAAGCGGATGCGTCCGATGTGAACGTCGGCGTCTGCATCTACAAATTCGACGATACTTTCATGACGGGCGTCCGCAATAACATGACTGCTCAGTCAGATTCGTTAGGTGCGAAGCTCGACATCGTGGATTCCCAGAACAAACAGCCGACCCAGAACGAGCAGGTCGATACCTTTATCACCAAGGGCGTTACGGCGCTCGCCGTCAACCCGGTTGACCGCACCGCGGCCGCCCCGCTGGTAGAAAAAGCAAAAGCGGCAAGCCTTCCGATCGTGTTCCTGAATCGTGAGCCGGAAGCGGACGTCATGAAGAGCTACGACAAGGTTTGGTACGTAGGCGCAAAGGCGGAGCAGTCCGGCACAATGTCCGGCGAACTGATCGCCGATTACTTCAAGGCGAATAAAGACGCCGACAAGAACGGCGACGGCAAAGTCCAGTATGTGATGCTGCAGGGCGAGCCGGGCCATCAGGACGCCACGCTGCGCACACAGTATTCCGTACAGGCGATTAAAGACGCGGGCTTCGAGCCGGTAAAACTGGCTGCCGATACCGCAATGTGGGATAAAGTAAAAGCGACCGATCTGATGAACACCTTCATTTCCTCCCAGGGCCTTGACAAGATCGAAGCCGTTCTCGCCAACAACGACGACATGGCTCTCGGCGCAATCGAAGCTCTGAAAGCACAGGGCTACAACAAGGGCGACAAATCCAAGTATATTCCGGTCGTCGGTGTTGACGCTACCGCTCCCGCACTGGAAGCAATGGCGGACGGCTCTCTGCTCGGCACCGTGCTGAACGACGGCGAGAACCAGGGCAAAGCGACCGTGAACATCGCAGTTGCAGCCGCTCAGGGCAAAGAGATCAACAAAGAAACAGCCGGCTACGAAGTAACGGACGGCAAATATGTATGGATTCCTTATGTTAAGGTAACGGCTGAGAACTACAAAGATTTCCAGAAATAATTTCAACTAATTCTCGGCTGAATTAGTAGTTTCAGGGGTTACTGTTCAACGGGGAATGACGAAGCGGACGCTTTGCGTTCCCCGTTGATTTTAGCAAAAAGGAGGAATGGTGTATGGGCGAATATGTGTTGGAGATGAAGAACATTACCAAAGTGTTTCCCGGCGTAAAGGCGCTGGACAACGTCAGTCTGAACGTGCGGCCGGGCAGCGTGCACGCGCTGATGGGCGAAAACGGTGCCGGGAAGTCCACCCTGATGAAATGCCTTTTCGGAATCTACCAGGAAGACGACGGAGAGATCGTTTTGGACGGGAAAAGGGAAAATATTACAAGCTCAAAGCAGGCGCTCGATCTGGGCGTATCCATGATTCACCAGGAGCTGCACCCCATTCGTTTCAGGCCGGTTATGGAAAACATCTGGCTGGGGCGTTTCCCGATGAGAGGAATTGCGGTCGACCGCAGGGCCATGATCCGCAAAACCAGGGATCTTTTTAAGGAGATTGACCTGGACGTCAATCCGGAGGTACTCGCCGGCAGCCTTTCCGCTTCCAACCTGCAGCTGGTTGAGATTGCGAAAGCTGTCAGCTACAATTCGAAGATAATTATCATGGATGAACCGACATCATCCTTGACGGATAATGAAACGGAACATCTTTTTAAAATTATACGTCAGCTGAAGGCCAAGGGCTGCGCCATCATCTACATATCGCATAAGATGGAGGAAATCCTGAAAATTGCGGACGAGGTCACCATCATGCGTGACGGACAGGGTGTCGGCACATGGCCCTCCAGCGAGCTGACCACCGACCTGATCATCAGCAGAATGGTCGGCCGGGATATGACAAACCGCTTCCCCCCCAGGACCCATACCCCGGGATCCGAGGTCGTATTCAAGGTCAGCGATCTGTGCTCCCCTCTTCCCAAATCGTTCCAGCATGTCAGCTTTGAGCTGCACAGGGGCGAAATCCTCGGAATCGGCGGTCTGGTCGGCGCGCAGCGCACCGAGCTGGTGGAGGCGCTGTTCGGGCTGAGAGCCATTGAATCCGGTACGGTGGAAAAGGACGGCCAGGGATTCAAAGTAAAATCCGTGGCGGACGCGAAAAAACACGGAATCGCACTTTTAACGGAGGAACGCCGCGCAACGGGCGTGTTTGGAATCCTTTCCGTTCTGGACAATACGGTCATCGCCAGCCAGAAGGATTACGCGAAAAGCGGCGTGCTCCAGCAGGGCCGGCGGCAGAAAGCGGCGAAGGAAGCCAACCAGCAGCTGAACGTCAAGACCCCCACGCTGGAAACCCTGATGCAGAACCTGTCGGGCGGCAATCAGCAAAAGGTTCTGATCGCGCGCTGGCTGCTCACGCATCCGGATATCCTGATTCTGGACGAACCGACCCGCGGGATCGACGTCGGCGCAAAATATGAAATCTATACGATTATGCTGGATTTGATCCGGCAGGGAAAATCAATCATCATGATTTCTTCCGAAATGCCCGAGCTGTTGGGCATGTCTGACAGGGTTATGGTCATGTGCGAAGGCAGGGTTTCAGGAATGCTGAACCGTGACGAAGCCAATCAGATCGAGGTTATGCGCCTGGCGACAAAATTCGTCCAGTAGTGTTAAAATTGAAAGTGAGGTTGCGTATGATGCAAGGAGAGAAAGTCATCCCCCGGCAAAAATTTGCCATCATTTACATAGTTGTCGGCCTTGTGGTTGCGGCTATCGGCGCCGTCCTGAAGCTTGCGGTCTATAACAAGAAAATGTATGATATGCCTCTGATCCTGATCGGCATCGGCGTCATCCTGTGTATTTACGCGGGAATGCAGATGCTCAGCTCAGAGCGTCTGGGAGAGGTCGTGCTTTCGGGAAAAGCGGCAAAGACCTTCCTGACAAACAACGCGATTATCCTCGCGCTGCTGGCGCTGGTGGTCGTCATCATCTTTATTGAGCCCCGTTTCATGCAGATCAAGGTTCTGCTCGATATCATGACGCAGTCGTCCACAAGGCTGATTATCGCCCTGGGCATCTGCTTTACCCTGCTGATTGCGGGCACCGACCTTTCCGCAGGCCGTATGGTCGGGCTTGCGGCGGTCATTTCCACATCGCTGATGCAGA
Proteins encoded in this region:
- a CDS encoding galactose ABC transporter substrate-binding protein; translated protein: MKKIVALILATLMMASAAAGCANAPAESKAAESKAAESAAESKADASDVNVGVCIYKFDDTFMTGVRNNMTAQSDSLGAKLDIVDSQNKQPTQNEQVDTFITKGVTALAVNPVDRTAAAPLVEKAKAASLPIVFLNREPEADVMKSYDKVWYVGAKAEQSGTMSGELIADYFKANKDADKNGDGKVQYVMLQGEPGHQDATLRTQYSVQAIKDAGFEPVKLAADTAMWDKVKATDLMNTFISSQGLDKIEAVLANNDDMALGAIEALKAQGYNKGDKSKYIPVVGVDATAPALEAMADGSLLGTVLNDGENQGKATVNIAVAAAQGKEINKETAGYEVTDGKYVWIPYVKVTAENYKDFQK
- a CDS encoding sugar ABC transporter ATP-binding protein encodes the protein MGEYVLEMKNITKVFPGVKALDNVSLNVRPGSVHALMGENGAGKSTLMKCLFGIYQEDDGEIVLDGKRENITSSKQALDLGVSMIHQELHPIRFRPVMENIWLGRFPMRGIAVDRRAMIRKTRDLFKEIDLDVNPEVLAGSLSASNLQLVEIAKAVSYNSKIIIMDEPTSSLTDNETEHLFKIIRQLKAKGCAIIYISHKMEEILKIADEVTIMRDGQGVGTWPSSELTTDLIISRMVGRDMTNRFPPRTHTPGSEVVFKVSDLCSPLPKSFQHVSFELHRGEILGIGGLVGAQRTELVEALFGLRAIESGTVEKDGQGFKVKSVADAKKHGIALLTEERRATGVFGILSVLDNTVIASQKDYAKSGVLQQGRRQKAAKEANQQLNVKTPTLETLMQNLSGGNQQKVLIARWLLTHPDILILDEPTRGIDVGAKYEIYTIMLDLIRQGKSIIMISSEMPELLGMSDRVMVMCEGRVSGMLNRDEANQIEVMRLATKFVQ